Genomic window (Senegalia massiliensis):
TTTATATTCATAGCTGCAACAACAGTACCATTATAAGTAACAACTACTCTATTACCTTTAACTTGAGTAACTTTGTATATCCTGCTATATACATAATCTGCTAAGCTTGTACCTTTATATGTCTTAGCACCTTTTTTAATTTTAACTTTACTACCTACTTTTATAGTAGGTTTTGAAATTACTTCTTTATTCTGCTCTGGAAGATATACAGAATACCCTTTACTTTTTAATTTCTTTGCCATATTTAAAGCATTATTAAAATCAGCATATGCCCCAACCTGGACCTTATACAAATCACTTTCTTTTACTATATAAGTATCAAATCCTTTTACCTTTAATACTCTTTCTAACCTTTCAGCATTTTTCTTGCTTTCAAATGCTCCAGTTTGTACTTTATAAAGGTTTTTCGTTTGAGGTTTAGAAGTTCCTTTATATTTAACTCCAAAATATTTGCATATAGCTTTAATATAACATTTAGCTAACCTATTATGATATGATTCTCTCTCACTACCAAATATTCTGTTAAAATCTTTATTTCCACCCATAAATCCATTTTCAGTTAACATAAAAGCTCCAGGTAAAAATCTAGTTTCTCTAGTAATAGCTAGGTTAGTCCAGATTTTAAATTTAGAGTAATGTTTCCCATTCCCATGAGTTTCTAATCCTTCTTTTTTAACTTCATCTATAAATAGATCTTGAATCTTTTTAGATTTAGGACTATTTGCATACCAAACAAAACTACAAATACCATTTACGATAGATTTTTGATTCCAGTTATGATGCCCATCTAAGTATAAATCAAATCTTGATTTTTTTATTTTGTTAATCCTGTCGTATAGAGTTTGTTTATCAGATACTTTGCCTGCTCTATCATCTTTAACAAAAATAGTATCAAATACATCACTATAATTATCCCTTAATTCTCTATATACTTTTTTATACATTAAATTCATATTAGCATCATGCTCTTGATACACTTTACCATTTTTCTTAACAGCTTTCCCACCTGTTTTCTTATAAGTATAGTCATTATGTCCTGCTGCTATGCCTATCCTCTTTTTAGCCATTATTTATTCCCCTTTCTTAGTTAGGTTATTTATAACTTTTATAAGTGGATCTGGAATATCTATTCCCATATATCCCACATTTTCAATAATGCTAATACTTTCATTTGTTATAAATCCTATTATTACTGCATTTCTAACTATTTCAGTTCCAACTAATAAATCTAATTGTGTAGCCATTAAAACTATTGTTAATGTTATGCCTTTTTTCAAAAGTCCTATCCAACCGGCAAATGAATTTATTGTTCCATTTTTGCTCTTTTTACTATTTTTAAATACTGCAGCAACAACAAGTCCTGTGAGATAATCTATAGCCATAAAAATAATTAGAGTTTGCAATGCAGTATCCCATCCTCCCAGTAGTGTAGCTATTGCAGTACCAATGACTCCAATACCAGCAAATATGCTATTTTTTATATTAATTAAATTTTCCATATTTTCACCTTGCCTTTCTACTTTTTGCATTAAAAAAACACCCTTCTAGGTGCTTACTTTTTAGTTAAATTATTTATCCTAATATTATATTGTATATTTGCTGCTTCATTTATCTCATTAACTATTAGTCTTACTACTGATATAGGTAATTTAGAATTATTTAAAGTATCTAAGATTTTACTTTTAGTTTCGTGTATTACCAAATCAATATGCTTTTCTTTTCCTTTGTTTTCTTTATCTTTTTCCAACTTAAATCACCTCCATTAATCTATTTATTTCTTTTTGTTGTTGCTTAGTTATATTATTTAATTGTTGTATTGCTACCGTTAATAATGATATCATACCACCAATATCCCTAGCTTCTTCTTCTACAACTTCATTTCCTAAATCTTCTTCACTAATTTTTATTCCTAATTCTTCAAATCTAGTAAAATTAATTCTAGGTGCAATTTCACCTGTAACTTCAGACTTTTTAATTTTAATTCTTTTCCTTACAAAGTCAGGCAACGTATTATGATCTAAGCTGCCTTTCTGATCACTTTTTATATTAACAATTTCAGAAAGTGCATCACCAATAAAAAATGGAGTCCTGTCAGTTATTGATTGGGCTGACATATTTCCAGTTACATAAACATCATCACCACATTTTACCCTTCCTCCTAAAGGATTTAGTCGAAGTTCACCTAAATGTTGAGCATAATGTTCTGCTGAATGACCTACTTGTATCATTGCTATTCTATCATTAGATGTTCCTCCAACT
Coding sequences:
- a CDS encoding N-acetylmuramoyl-L-alanine amidase gives rise to the protein MAKKRIGIAAGHNDYTYKKTGGKAVKKNGKVYQEHDANMNLMYKKVYRELRDNYSDVFDTIFVKDDRAGKVSDKQTLYDRINKIKKSRFDLYLDGHHNWNQKSIVNGICSFVWYANSPKSKKIQDLFIDEVKKEGLETHGNGKHYSKFKIWTNLAITRETRFLPGAFMLTENGFMGGNKDFNRIFGSERESYHNRLAKCYIKAICKYFGVKYKGTSKPQTKNLYKVQTGAFESKKNAERLERVLKVKGFDTYIVKESDLYKVQVGAYADFNNALNMAKKLKSKGYSVYLPEQNKEVISKPTIKVGSKVKIKKGAKTYKGTSLADYVYSRIYKVTQVKGNRVVVTYNGTVVAAMNIKDLILI
- a CDS encoding phage holin family protein codes for the protein MQKVERQGENMENLINIKNSIFAGIGVIGTAIATLLGGWDTALQTLIIFMAIDYLTGLVVAAVFKNSKKSKNGTINSFAGWIGLLKKGITLTIVLMATQLDLLVGTEIVRNAVIIGFITNESISIIENVGYMGIDIPDPLIKVINNLTKKGE